The Pseudomonas azotoformans genome has a segment encoding these proteins:
- a CDS encoding LPS-assembly lipoprotein LptE: MIKRNLLVMGLAVLLSACGFQLRGTGTNELAIKELDVSARDAYSETVTQLRQVLENSGVHVYTGATYKLFLANEKENQRNLSYASAGRASDIELSTVLSFEIQGRDHLPLMGDNIQVQKIVSHDGNNLVGSDSEIIQVRKEMRRELVQRMVLRLSMITPEQLETLQQQADNKAKADADALKAAKEYEDNTPKQSPVEVPVE; this comes from the coding sequence ATGATCAAACGCAATTTGCTGGTGATGGGCCTTGCCGTACTGCTGAGCGCTTGCGGCTTCCAGCTGCGCGGCACCGGCACCAACGAACTGGCGATCAAGGAACTGGACGTCAGTGCCCGCGACGCCTACAGCGAAACCGTGACCCAGCTGCGCCAGGTCCTGGAAAACAGCGGCGTTCACGTCTACACCGGCGCGACCTATAAGCTGTTCCTGGCCAATGAAAAAGAAAACCAGCGCAACCTGAGCTACGCCAGTGCTGGCCGCGCGTCCGATATCGAATTGAGCACGGTACTCAGCTTCGAAATCCAGGGCCGTGACCACCTGCCATTGATGGGTGACAACATCCAGGTACAGAAAATCGTCAGCCACGACGGCAACAACCTGGTGGGTTCGGACTCCGAAATCATCCAGGTACGCAAGGAAATGCGTCGCGAACTGGTACAGCGCATGGTACTGCGTCTGTCGATGATCACTCCGGAGCAACTGGAGACCTTGCAGCAACAGGCTGACAACAAGGCCAAGGCTGACGCCGACGCGCTGAAAGCCGCCAAGGAGTACGAAGACAACACGCCGAAGCAATCGCCTGTTGAAGTCCCTGTCGAGTAA
- the holA gene encoding DNA polymerase III subunit delta, whose translation MKLAPAQLAKHLQGGLAPVYIVSGDDPLLCQEAADAIRTAARQQGFDERQVFSADASFDWGTLLQAGASMSLFAEKRLLELRLPSGKPGDKGAAALMEYCSRPAEDTVLLISLPKLDGSAQKTKWGKALVEGAQTQFIQIWPVDSNQLPQWIRQRLSQSGLSATQDAVELIAARVEGNLLAAAQEIEKLKLMAEDGQITVETVQGAVADSARFDVFGLVDAILNGEPAHALRMLEGLRGEGVEPPVILWALARELRVLANIALQYSQGTPLDKCFSQARPPVWDKRKPLMSKALQRHSAQRWAQLLLEAQRIDAQIKGQAAGSPWMSLSRLSLLMAGQRLTLPAE comes from the coding sequence ATGAAACTCGCTCCCGCCCAACTCGCCAAACACCTGCAAGGTGGCCTTGCGCCTGTCTATATCGTCAGCGGCGATGACCCGTTGCTGTGCCAGGAAGCCGCCGACGCCATCCGCACCGCTGCACGCCAGCAAGGCTTTGACGAACGCCAGGTGTTCAGCGCCGACGCCAGTTTCGACTGGGGCACGCTGCTGCAAGCCGGCGCGAGCATGTCGCTGTTTGCCGAAAAGCGCCTGCTGGAACTGCGCCTGCCTTCGGGCAAGCCTGGGGACAAAGGCGCCGCCGCCCTGATGGAATACTGCTCACGCCCCGCCGAAGACACGGTGTTGTTGATCAGCCTGCCCAAGCTTGACGGCAGTGCGCAGAAAACCAAGTGGGGCAAGGCCCTGGTGGAAGGGGCGCAAACCCAGTTCATCCAGATCTGGCCAGTGGACAGCAACCAGTTGCCGCAGTGGATTCGCCAGCGCCTGTCCCAATCGGGGCTGTCGGCAACCCAGGACGCGGTGGAGCTGATCGCCGCCCGGGTCGAAGGCAACTTGCTGGCCGCAGCCCAGGAGATCGAAAAGCTCAAGCTGATGGCCGAAGACGGGCAGATTACCGTCGAGACCGTCCAAGGTGCCGTGGCCGATAGCGCGCGCTTTGATGTGTTCGGGCTGGTGGACGCGATCCTCAATGGCGAACCCGCCCACGCCCTGCGCATGCTCGAAGGCCTGCGCGGCGAAGGCGTGGAACCACCGGTCATTCTCTGGGCCCTGGCCCGGGAGTTGCGAGTCCTGGCTAATATTGCGCTGCAATACAGCCAGGGCACGCCGTTGGACAAATGCTTCAGCCAGGCCCGACCACCGGTGTGGGACAAGCGCAAACCGCTGATGAGCAAAGCCCTGCAACGGCACTCGGCGCAACGCTGGGCGCAGCTCTTGCTGGAAGCGCAGCGCATTGACGCGCAGATCAAGGGCCAGGCGGCCGGTTCGCCGTGGATGAGCCTGAGCCGTTTGTCGCTGTTGATGGCCGGCCAGCGCCTGACACTGCCGGCAGAATAG
- the arfA gene encoding alternative ribosome rescue factor ArfA: MSKKPSKHGPNKAKSIIAQPLFRSRQERAGKGKGSYRREAFQSNSWEASYFLAA, translated from the coding sequence ATGAGTAAAAAGCCATCCAAGCATGGCCCCAACAAGGCCAAATCCATCATCGCCCAGCCACTGTTCCGCAGCCGTCAAGAACGCGCCGGCAAGGGCAAAGGCAGCTACCGCCGCGAAGCCTTCCAGTCTAATAGCTGGGAGGCTTCTTACTTTCTGGCTGCCTGA
- a CDS encoding lytic murein transglycosylase, which translates to MPSSLSRRWHLRQLIAASSLILLVACAEKPTAADAQPLPKLQTAPVVAPAVVAPLAVDNLDIQPTQTFAEWQAGFRVQALQAGITAAVFDNAFANVTPDMAVIRADRSQPEFSRPVWEYLDGALSPLRVRNGQALLIKYADILQSIEQRYGVDRQALVSVWGMESNFGQFQGNNSVIRSLATLAYEGRRPAFAQAQLLAALQIIQHGDIQADQMKGSWAGAMGQTQFIPTTYNTHAVDFDGDGRRDIWNSPADALASTAHYLQSSGWQKGQPWGFEVKQLPANFDYALADGGVRKTVAEWMKLGIQLPFGASMPPNVDQLSAALLLPAGYRGPAFLVLDNFRAILKYNNSSSYALAVGLLSERFGGGGVIRGDWPKDELPLSRSQRIDLQTALSANGYDAGNPDGIIGANTRKAIRAAQQALGWPADGYPTVKLLESLQNR; encoded by the coding sequence ATGCCCTCTAGTCTTTCCCGTCGTTGGCACCTTCGCCAATTGATCGCTGCCTCCAGCCTCATTCTGCTCGTCGCCTGCGCGGAAAAACCCACCGCCGCCGACGCTCAACCCCTGCCCAAGCTCCAGACCGCCCCTGTGGTAGCGCCCGCTGTCGTGGCCCCGCTGGCTGTGGACAATCTGGATATCCAACCGACCCAGACCTTCGCCGAATGGCAGGCGGGTTTCCGTGTGCAAGCCCTGCAGGCCGGCATCACTGCCGCCGTGTTCGACAACGCGTTCGCCAACGTCACCCCGGACATGGCGGTCATCCGCGCGGACCGCAGCCAGCCGGAGTTTTCCCGCCCAGTGTGGGAATACCTCGACGGGGCCCTCTCGCCCCTGCGCGTGCGTAATGGCCAGGCGCTGTTGATCAAGTACGCCGACATCCTGCAGAGCATCGAACAACGTTATGGCGTCGACCGCCAGGCATTGGTGTCGGTATGGGGCATGGAGAGCAACTTCGGCCAGTTCCAGGGCAATAACTCGGTGATCCGCTCACTCGCGACCCTGGCTTACGAAGGGCGTCGCCCGGCATTCGCCCAGGCGCAATTGCTGGCCGCGTTGCAGATCATCCAGCACGGCGACATCCAGGCCGACCAGATGAAAGGCTCCTGGGCGGGCGCCATGGGCCAGACCCAGTTTATCCCGACCACCTACAACACCCACGCCGTGGACTTCGATGGCGACGGTCGCCGCGATATCTGGAACAGCCCGGCCGACGCCCTCGCCTCCACCGCGCACTACCTGCAAAGCTCCGGCTGGCAGAAAGGCCAGCCGTGGGGTTTCGAGGTGAAACAACTGCCGGCGAACTTTGATTACGCCCTGGCCGATGGCGGTGTACGCAAGACGGTTGCCGAGTGGATGAAACTCGGTATCCAGTTGCCCTTTGGTGCAAGCATGCCGCCAAATGTCGACCAACTGTCCGCCGCCCTGCTATTGCCGGCCGGTTACCGTGGCCCGGCGTTCCTGGTGCTGGATAACTTCCGCGCGATCCTCAAATACAACAACTCATCGTCCTACGCACTGGCGGTCGGCTTGTTGTCGGAACGCTTCGGTGGTGGTGGCGTGATTCGTGGCGATTGGCCGAAGGATGAGCTGCCATTGAGCCGCTCGCAGCGCATCGACTTGCAGACGGCCTTGAGCGCCAATGGCTACGACGCGGGTAACCCGGACGGGATTATCGGCGCCAATACGCGCAAGGCGATTCGTGCGGCGCAGCAAGCGCTGGGCTGGCCGGCGGATGGGTATCCGACGGTGAAGTTGCTGGAGTCGCTGCAGAACCGCTGA
- a CDS encoding S66 peptidase family protein, whose translation MSIAVPALRSEGTIALIAPAGPATLDVEKAGQWMRARGYDLRIFPGVYERDGYLAGSDKTRLNDLHNAFANPDIDAIFCLRGGYGTPRLLDSLDFDLLRANPKPFVGYSDITALHLAISRYAGFVTFHGPMLNADLLGDKQQPTESSLFSMLRGQLGTGSVLAHPAAYPLTTIEPGIACGRLLGGNLSMIAAVMGTPFEIDAEGIILLIEDVNEPIYRIDRLLTHLRLAGKLAQVAGVLVGDVAGVEGVALERLLKQTFEPLRIPVLSGWRSGHCDPNLTLPMGALVRLDAGEQRLVLEQDVVIR comes from the coding sequence ATGAGCATCGCCGTACCTGCCTTGCGATCCGAAGGCACCATCGCCCTGATCGCCCCCGCCGGCCCCGCCACCCTGGACGTGGAAAAAGCCGGTCAATGGATGCGCGCTCGCGGCTACGACCTGCGAATCTTCCCCGGCGTCTATGAGCGCGACGGCTACCTTGCCGGTAGCGATAAAACCCGTCTCAACGACCTGCACAACGCCTTTGCCAACCCTGACATCGACGCCATTTTCTGCCTGCGCGGCGGTTACGGCACGCCACGCCTGCTCGATAGCCTGGACTTCGACCTGCTGCGTGCCAACCCCAAGCCCTTCGTAGGCTACAGCGACATCACCGCGTTGCACCTGGCCATCAGCCGCTATGCCGGTTTTGTGACCTTCCACGGTCCGATGCTCAACGCTGACCTGTTGGGTGACAAGCAACAACCTACCGAGTCTTCATTGTTCAGCATGCTACGCGGTCAACTAGGTACCGGGAGCGTGCTCGCGCACCCGGCAGCCTATCCGCTGACCACCATTGAGCCTGGCATCGCCTGTGGGCGCCTGTTGGGTGGCAACCTGTCGATGATCGCGGCGGTCATGGGCACTCCTTTTGAGATCGACGCTGAAGGCATCATTCTGCTGATCGAAGACGTCAACGAGCCGATCTACCGCATCGACCGCCTGCTGACGCACCTGCGTTTGGCCGGCAAGCTGGCGCAGGTTGCCGGCGTACTGGTGGGGGATGTGGCGGGCGTGGAGGGCGTTGCGCTGGAGCGGCTGCTCAAGCAGACCTTCGAACCGTTGCGCATTCCGGTGTTGTCCGGCTGGCGCAGTGGGCATTGCGATCCGAACCTGACGCTGCCGATGGGCGCGTTGGTGCGGTTGGATGCGGGGGAGCAGCGGTTGGTGTTGGAGCAGGATGTGGTCATCCGCTGA
- the lipA gene encoding lipoyl synthase: MIPTVDVTDRPAPAPRAKVEAGVKLRGAEKVARIPVKIIPTTELPKKPDWIRVRIPVSPEVDRIKALLRKHKLHSVCEEASCPNLGECFSGGTATFMIMGDICTRRCPFCDVGHGRPKPLDVNEPESLAIAIADLRLKYVVITSVDRDDLRDGGAQHFADCIREIRKLSPNVMLETLVPDYRGRMDVALEITAAEPPDVFNHNLETVPRLYKAARPGSDYQWSLTLLQKFKQMMPHIPTKSGLMLGLGETDEEVIEVMKRMREHDIDMLTLGQYLQPSRSHLPVQRFVHPDTFAWFAEEGYKMGFKNVASGPLVRSSYHADEQAKLVKASLVS, from the coding sequence ATGATCCCGACGGTGGACGTTACCGACCGTCCGGCCCCGGCCCCGCGTGCCAAGGTGGAAGCCGGCGTCAAGCTGCGCGGCGCCGAGAAGGTTGCACGCATCCCGGTGAAGATCATTCCGACCACCGAACTGCCGAAGAAACCCGACTGGATCCGCGTGCGCATCCCGGTTTCGCCGGAAGTCGACCGTATCAAGGCGCTGCTGCGCAAACACAAGCTGCACAGCGTGTGCGAAGAAGCGTCCTGCCCGAACCTGGGCGAGTGCTTCTCCGGCGGCACTGCGACCTTCATGATCATGGGTGACATTTGCACCCGTCGTTGCCCGTTCTGCGACGTCGGCCACGGCCGTCCGAAGCCGCTTGACGTCAACGAGCCGGAAAGCCTGGCCATCGCCATCGCCGACCTGCGCCTCAAGTACGTGGTGATCACCTCGGTAGACCGCGACGACTTGCGTGACGGCGGCGCCCAGCACTTTGCCGACTGCATCCGCGAGATCCGCAAGCTGTCGCCGAACGTGATGCTCGAAACCCTGGTGCCGGACTACCGTGGCCGCATGGACGTGGCGCTGGAAATCACCGCCGCCGAGCCGCCGGATGTGTTCAACCACAACCTGGAAACCGTGCCGCGCCTGTACAAGGCCGCACGTCCGGGTTCGGACTACCAGTGGTCGCTGACCCTGCTGCAGAAATTCAAGCAGATGATGCCGCACATCCCGACCAAATCCGGCCTGATGCTGGGCCTGGGGGAGACCGACGAGGAAGTGATCGAAGTCATGAAGCGCATGCGCGAACACGACATCGATATGCTGACCCTGGGCCAATACCTGCAACCGTCCCGCAGCCACTTGCCGGTGCAGCGTTTCGTGCACCCGGACACCTTCGCCTGGTTCGCCGAGGAAGGTTACAAGATGGGCTTCAAGAACGTGGCGTCGGGCCCGTTGGTACGCTCTTCGTACCATGCGGACGAGCAGGCCAAGCTGGTCAAGGCGAGCCTGGTTTCGTAA
- the lipB gene encoding lipoyl(octanoyl) transferase LipB, producing MSQILGFRELGRMDYEPVWHAMQRFTNERGTSAPDEIWLVEHPPVFTQGQAGKAEHLLLPGDIPVVQVDRGGQVTYHGPGQLVAYLLLDVRKLGFGVRDLVSRMEACLIELLASYGVTAAAKPDAPGVYVDGAKIASLGLRIRHGCSFHGLALNVDMDLAPFRRINPCGYAGLAMTQLSDHASPIKFAEVSARLRAQLVKHLDYAEQTTLTGGID from the coding sequence ATGTCTCAAATCCTGGGCTTTCGCGAGCTCGGCCGGATGGACTATGAGCCCGTCTGGCACGCCATGCAGCGGTTCACCAATGAACGCGGCACGTCGGCCCCCGATGAAATCTGGCTGGTGGAACACCCGCCGGTCTTCACCCAGGGCCAGGCCGGCAAAGCCGAGCATCTGTTGCTGCCGGGGGATATTCCGGTGGTGCAGGTCGACCGAGGTGGCCAAGTGACTTACCATGGCCCCGGACAACTTGTCGCATACCTGTTGCTGGACGTGCGCAAGCTGGGGTTTGGCGTGCGTGACCTCGTCAGCCGCATGGAGGCTTGCCTGATCGAGCTGTTGGCCAGTTACGGCGTGACCGCCGCGGCCAAGCCCGATGCACCGGGTGTGTACGTCGACGGCGCGAAAATCGCTTCCCTGGGGCTGCGGATTCGCCATGGTTGTTCCTTTCATGGCCTGGCCCTGAATGTGGACATGGACCTGGCCCCGTTCCGGCGGATCAACCCGTGTGGCTATGCCGGGTTGGCGATGACGCAACTGAGTGACCATGCTTCACCGATTAAATTTGCCGAGGTGAGTGCCCGGCTGCGTGCGCAGCTCGTCAAACACCTCGACTATGCTGAGCAGACGACCCTTACGGGCGGAATCGACTGA
- a CDS encoding DUF493 domain-containing protein, which yields MTDKEVKAPKIEFPVVDYPIKVISDTGVGRKDLILEIVRKHATINDQRVDERSSSTGKYTTIQLHIVAIDQDQLYNINSELRATGFVHMVL from the coding sequence ATGACCGATAAAGAAGTAAAGGCGCCAAAGATCGAATTCCCGGTGGTGGACTATCCCATCAAGGTGATCAGCGATACCGGTGTCGGCCGTAAAGACCTGATCCTCGAGATCGTGCGCAAGCACGCAACGATCAACGACCAGCGCGTGGACGAGCGATCCAGCTCGACCGGCAAATACACCACGATCCAGTTGCACATCGTTGCGATTGATCAAGACCAGCTCTACAACATCAACAGCGAACTGCGGGCCACCGGCTTCGTGCACATGGTGTTGTGA
- a CDS encoding D-alanyl-D-alanine carboxypeptidase family protein — protein MNITTLAKRTCLLLSLIITPAAWAVEMVPASPQLAAKSWVLMDAASGNVLVESNGDQRLPPASLTKLMTAYIATLEIRRGQIGENDPVTVSENAWRTGGSRMFIKVGSQVTVSDLLHGIIIQSGNDASVALSEHIAGSEDAFADMMNKTVADLGMTNSHFMNPTGLPNPEHYSSAHDMAILARAIIRVDPVHYAIYSQKEFFWNNIKQPNRNLLLWRDKTVDGLKTGHTDEAGYCMVSSAVRDGQRLIAVVFGTNSEQARAAETQKLLTYGFRFFETQTFYQKGAELATAPVWKGATSQVKAGLAEDLTLTMPKGQLKKLAASMTMNPQLVAPIAKGDVIGKVEVKLDDKVVHSADLIALDAVDEGGIFRRVWDSIRLFFYSLFN, from the coding sequence ATGAACATCACCACCTTAGCCAAACGCACGTGCCTGCTTCTTTCGCTGATCATCACCCCGGCCGCCTGGGCCGTTGAAATGGTGCCGGCTTCCCCGCAACTGGCCGCCAAGTCCTGGGTCCTCATGGATGCCGCCAGTGGCAACGTGCTGGTCGAGAGCAACGGTGACCAGCGCCTGCCGCCGGCCAGCCTGACCAAACTGATGACCGCCTACATCGCGACCCTGGAAATCCGTCGCGGCCAGATCGGCGAAAACGACCCGGTCACCGTCAGCGAAAACGCCTGGCGTACCGGCGGTTCGCGGATGTTCATCAAGGTCGGCTCGCAAGTCACTGTGAGCGACCTGCTGCACGGCATCATCATCCAGTCGGGTAACGACGCCAGTGTCGCCCTGTCCGAGCACATCGCCGGCAGCGAAGACGCGTTCGCCGACATGATGAACAAAACCGTGGCCGACCTGGGCATGACCAACAGCCACTTCATGAACCCGACCGGTCTGCCGAACCCAGAGCACTACTCGTCGGCTCACGACATGGCGATCCTGGCACGCGCGATCATCCGCGTTGACCCGGTGCACTACGCGATCTACTCCCAGAAGGAATTCTTCTGGAACAACATCAAGCAGCCTAACCGCAACCTGCTGCTGTGGCGCGACAAGACCGTCGACGGTCTGAAAACCGGCCACACCGACGAAGCCGGCTACTGCATGGTGTCGTCTGCTGTGCGTGACGGCCAACGCCTGATCGCCGTGGTCTTCGGCACCAACAGCGAGCAGGCCCGTGCGGCCGAGACGCAAAAACTGCTGACCTACGGTTTCCGCTTCTTCGAAACCCAGACCTTCTACCAGAAGGGTGCTGAACTGGCGACCGCGCCGGTGTGGAAAGGCGCGACCTCCCAGGTCAAGGCCGGCCTGGCCGAAGACCTGACCCTGACCATGCCTAAAGGCCAGCTGAAAAAGCTCGCGGCCAGCATGACCATGAACCCGCAATTGGTTGCTCCAATCGCCAAGGGTGATGTGATCGGCAAGGTCGAAGTGAAGCTGGACGACAAGGTGGTGCACAGCGCCGACCTGATCGCGCTGGACGCCGTCGACGAAGGTGGTATCTTCCGCCGCGTCTGGGATAGCATCCGTCTATTCTTCTACAGCTTGTTCAACTGA
- a CDS encoding septal ring lytic transglycosylase RlpA family protein, whose translation MRASPFNQPLKLVAFAALSLLVVSCSTSRGPAQKSGGAVVRSQPGLDINRAHKDGAPWWDVDVSKIPDATPTLHTGPYKANPYTVLGKSYFPLQESKTYVQSGTASWYGTKFHGQNTANGEVYDLYGMSAAHKTLPLPSYVRVTNLDNNRTVILRVNDRGPFYSDRIIDLSYAAAKKLGYAETGTARVKVEGIDPAQYWAQRGKPAPLMLNEPQTQQPQVTASTGKIEQWTPPPAQHAPDTVVVPHAAPGASMAGGQYLQVGAFANPDAAELLRSKLSGMVNAPVFISSIVRNQQTLHRVRMGPIGSPSEVAQVQNSVRMANLGQPSVVTAE comes from the coding sequence ATGCGGGCATCGCCGTTCAATCAACCGCTCAAGCTGGTGGCGTTCGCCGCGTTGTCCCTGCTGGTCGTCAGTTGCTCCACCAGCCGTGGCCCGGCGCAGAAGTCGGGGGGGGCGGTCGTCCGTTCCCAGCCGGGCCTGGACATCAACCGCGCACACAAAGACGGCGCGCCGTGGTGGGACGTCGACGTGTCGAAGATCCCGGATGCCACGCCGACCCTGCACACCGGTCCATACAAGGCCAACCCCTATACCGTGCTGGGCAAGAGCTACTTCCCGCTGCAGGAATCCAAGACCTACGTGCAGTCGGGCACGGCGTCCTGGTATGGCACCAAATTCCACGGCCAGAACACCGCCAACGGCGAAGTGTATGACCTGTACGGCATGAGCGCCGCGCACAAGACCTTGCCGCTGCCCAGCTATGTCCGTGTGACCAACCTGGACAACAACCGCACAGTGATCCTGCGTGTGAACGACCGTGGCCCGTTCTACTCGGACCGCATCATCGACTTGTCCTACGCTGCCGCGAAGAAACTCGGTTACGCCGAAACCGGCACCGCACGTGTGAAGGTCGAAGGTATCGACCCGGCGCAGTACTGGGCCCAGCGTGGCAAACCCGCGCCGTTGATGCTCAACGAGCCGCAAACCCAACAGCCGCAAGTGACCGCCTCTACCGGCAAGATCGAGCAGTGGACGCCGCCACCGGCACAGCACGCGCCTGACACGGTGGTCGTGCCCCATGCCGCGCCTGGCGCTTCGATGGCCGGCGGGCAATACCTGCAGGTCGGCGCTTTCGCCAACCCGGATGCGGCAGAACTGTTAAGGTCCAAGCTCAGTGGCATGGTCAACGCGCCGGTGTTCATCAGCTCCATCGTGCGTAACCAGCAGACATTGCACCGTGTGCGCATGGGCCCGATCGGCTCGCCGAGCGAAGTGGCACAAGTACAGAACAGCGTACGCATGGCCAACCTGGGGCAACCCAGCGTGGTCACTGCCGAATAA
- the mltB gene encoding lytic murein transglycosylase B: MQVMRGWATRHASWMGLIGLLGATQEAQAGDYDGSPQVAEFVGEMTRDYGFAGEQLMGVFREAQKKQAILDAISRPAERVKQWKEYRPMFLTDARVARGVDFWRQHEAVLARAEQEYGVPAQVIVSIIGIETFYGRNTGSYRVIDALSTLGFDYPPRADFFRKELREFLLLAREEQVDPLTLKGSYAGAMGLPQFMPSSFRAYAVDFDGDGHINIWSNPDDAIGSVASYFKRHGWVAGEPVVIRADVTGDRADEGLTQGIEPAKTVGELRALGWSSQNALPDDMPVTAFRLEGENGPEYWMGLKNFYAITRYNRSVMYAMAVHQLSDMLVQARGNK; encoded by the coding sequence ATGCAAGTAATGCGCGGCTGGGCGACTCGGCACGCGTCCTGGATGGGCCTGATTGGCCTGCTGGGCGCAACGCAAGAGGCGCAGGCCGGTGACTACGATGGTTCACCCCAGGTCGCCGAGTTTGTCGGTGAAATGACCCGCGACTATGGTTTCGCCGGTGAACAGCTGATGGGTGTGTTTCGCGAAGCCCAGAAAAAGCAGGCGATCCTCGACGCCATCTCCCGCCCTGCCGAACGGGTGAAGCAGTGGAAGGAATACCGCCCGATGTTCCTCACCGACGCCCGCGTGGCACGGGGTGTGGACTTCTGGCGCCAGCACGAAGCGGTACTGGCCCGTGCCGAACAGGAATACGGCGTACCGGCCCAGGTGATCGTCTCGATCATTGGCATCGAAACCTTTTACGGGCGCAATACCGGCAGTTATCGGGTGATCGACGCCTTGTCGACCCTGGGCTTCGATTACCCGCCACGTGCTGACTTCTTCCGCAAGGAGCTGCGCGAATTCCTGCTGCTGGCCCGCGAAGAGCAGGTCGACCCGCTGACACTCAAAGGCTCCTACGCCGGAGCGATGGGCTTGCCGCAGTTCATGCCGAGCAGCTTCCGCGCTTATGCAGTGGACTTTGACGGCGACGGGCATATCAATATCTGGAGCAACCCCGACGATGCTATTGGCAGCGTGGCCAGCTATTTCAAGCGCCACGGCTGGGTAGCCGGCGAACCGGTGGTAATCCGCGCCGATGTCACCGGTGACCGCGCCGATGAAGGCCTGACCCAGGGCATTGAGCCGGCCAAGACGGTCGGGGAGTTGCGGGCGCTGGGCTGGTCGAGTCAGAATGCGCTGCCGGACGATATGCCAGTCACGGCGTTCCGCCTTGAAGGCGAAAACGGCCCGGAATACTGGATGGGCCTGAAGAATTTCTACGCAATCACGCGTTATAACCGCAGTGTGATGTACGCCATGGCCGTGCATCAGCTGTCAGACATGCTGGTCCAAGCACGGGGCAACAAGTAA
- the rodA gene encoding rod shape-determining protein RodA yields MRRRATLLQRMHIDGPLLILLLTLAAGSLFVLYSASGKNWDLLIKQASSFGLGLLSMVVIAQLEPRFMARWVPLGYVAGVLLLVVVDVMGHNAMGATRWINIPGVIRFQPSEFMKILMPATIAWYLSKRTLPPQLKHVGVSLILIGIPFILIVRQPDLGTSLLILAGGAFVLFMGGLRWRWILSVLAAAVPVAVAMWFFFMHDYQKQRILTFLDPESDPLGTGWNIIQSKAAIGSGGVFGKGWLLGTQSHLDFLPESHTDFIIAVMGEEFGLVGICALLLIYLLLIGRGLVITAQAQTLFGKLLAGALTMTFFVYVFVNIGMVSGLLPVVGVPLPFISYGGTSLVTLLSAFGVLMSIHTHRKWIAQV; encoded by the coding sequence ATGCGTCGCCGTGCGACGTTGCTGCAACGCATGCACATTGATGGCCCGTTGCTGATCCTGCTGCTGACCCTGGCGGCCGGCAGCCTGTTCGTCCTGTATTCGGCCAGCGGCAAAAACTGGGACCTGCTGATCAAGCAGGCCTCGTCGTTCGGCCTGGGCTTGTTGTCGATGGTGGTGATCGCTCAGCTTGAGCCACGCTTCATGGCGCGGTGGGTGCCCTTGGGCTATGTGGCAGGCGTATTGCTGCTGGTGGTGGTGGACGTGATGGGCCACAACGCCATGGGCGCGACCCGCTGGATCAACATTCCGGGGGTGATTCGCTTCCAGCCGTCGGAATTCATGAAGATCCTGATGCCGGCGACCATCGCCTGGTATTTGTCCAAGCGCACCTTGCCGCCGCAACTCAAACACGTGGGCGTCAGCCTGATTCTGATCGGCATTCCCTTCATCCTGATCGTGCGCCAGCCGGACCTCGGCACCTCGCTGCTGATCCTGGCGGGCGGTGCGTTCGTGCTGTTCATGGGCGGTCTGCGCTGGCGCTGGATCCTCAGCGTACTGGCCGCCGCCGTGCCCGTGGCGGTCGCCATGTGGTTCTTCTTTATGCACGACTACCAGAAGCAACGGATCCTTACCTTCCTTGACCCGGAAAGCGACCCGCTGGGGACCGGCTGGAACATCATCCAGTCGAAGGCCGCCATCGGTTCCGGCGGAGTATTTGGTAAGGGTTGGTTACTGGGCACCCAGTCGCATCTGGACTTTTTGCCCGAGAGTCACACCGACTTCATCATTGCAGTAATGGGCGAAGAGTTCGGTCTGGTGGGCATTTGCGCGCTGTTGCTGATCTATTTGTTGTTGATTGGTCGCGGCCTGGTGATCACTGCGCAAGCGCAGACACTGTTCGGCAAATTGCTGGCCGGTGCCTTGACCATGACTTTTTTTGTTTACGTTTTCGTCAACATCGGTATGGTCAGTGGCCTGTTGCCGGTGGTGGGGGTGCCGTTGCCGTTCATTAGCTACGGCGGAACTTCGCTGGTGACATTGCTGTCAGCGTTTGGGGTTTTGATGTCGATCCATACGCATCGCAAATGGATCGCGCAGGTTTGA